A single region of the Thunnus maccoyii chromosome 10, fThuMac1.1, whole genome shotgun sequence genome encodes:
- the LOC121905042 gene encoding lymphocyte activation gene 3 protein-like, with protein sequence MLLTYFIFGLITFLMTGAQCEVTEVLVEAGSQAILPCKSDSSSPFPPAIVWSQANKGTVWRRQKSGLHYWGAIWSHRVRCPHSQFERGDYSLQINNVREADGGVYTCQVQHRDHLFENVVMLRVIKVSVSPAVPTTGNDVTITCNVTPGPSEDSVQWKLNNSPFVSQTRITSQRVVIPKNVVKEKATMKLTGNWTCVVYSKGKEGRASASLSVKGIIQPPKDNKKVYAAMGSAVTLPCVFSRGLNASEPLWEKLKASYLFNPAPDHLPPSFSQSFLSSQVPWDRSASVEEVGFGDEGKYRCSGTIGEQRLTRYMQLVVAKIDSTTPSKKKASMTLTCQLTDESEVTEYEWVHVTYDLNGTQSVESIQNGKTLSIGKVSDENWGEWACRFYGKEGILGNVTYNVQLMSGLSGKKSTGLSHNTTAVVGLSILLVVLLLILAQMYKNHQRRKRIFQYPALETIVHTISNEREERERSHVKE encoded by the exons GAGCTCAATGTGAGGTAACCGAGGTGCTTGTTGAAGCAGGCTCTCAGGCTATTCTACCCTGTAAAAGCGACTCTTCATCCCCCTTTCCCCCTGCCATCGTCTGGAGTCAAGCCAACAAAGG CACTGTTTGGAGGAGGCAAAAGAGTGGCCTGCACTACTGGGGCGCCATTTGGTCCCACCGCGTACGATGCCCCCACTCCCAGTTCGAAAGAGGCGATTACAGCCTGCAAATCAACAATGTGAGAGAGGCGGATGGAGGCGTTTACACCTGCCAAGTGCAACACAGAGACCACCTTTTTGAAAATGTGGTCATGCTTAGAGTCATCAAAG TATCGGTCTCCCCAGCGGTTCCCACTACAGGGAATGATGTTACAATCACCTGTAATGTGACTCCTGGGCCTTCGGAAGACAGCGTGCAGTGGAAATTGAACAACAGCCCATTTGTGTCTCAGACTCGCATCACCTCACAAAGAGTAGTCATCCCTAAAAATGTTGTGAAGGAAAAGGCAACTATGAAACTGACAGGAAACTGGACTTGTGTTGTGTACTCTAAGGGCAAAGAGGGGCGAGCTTCAGCATCTCTGTCTGTTAAAG gAATCATCCAACCacccaaagacaacaaaaaggTGTATGCTGCCATGGGGTCTGCAGTCACACTCCCCTGTGTGTTCAGCCGTGGTTTAAATGCCTCAGAACCACTCTGGGAGAAACTGAAAGCCAGCTATCTTTTTAATCCTGCCCCCGACcaccttcctccctccttctcccaaTCCTTCCTGTCCTCTCAGGTGCCCTGGGACAGGTCTGCCAGTGTGGAAGAGGTTGGGTTTGGGGATGAGGGCAAATACAGATGCTCTGGGACCATCGGAGAACAAAGACTGACTCGATATATGCAGCTCGTTGTTGCCAAAA TTGACAGCACAACCCCATCAAAGAAAAAAGCCTCAATGACGCTGACCTGCCAACTGACCGACGAAAGCGAAGTCACCGAGTATGAGTGGGTTCATGTGACCTATGACCTCAATGGCACCCAGTCAGTTGAGTCCATCCAGAATGGAAAGACTCTTAGCATCGGCAAGGTGTCAGATGAGAACTGGGGCGAATGGGCATGTCGTTTCTATGGGAAAGAAGGCATTTTGGGAAACGTAACATACAACGTTCAACTGATGA GTGGTTtgagtggaaaaaaatcaacaggTCTCTCACACAACACCACAGCAGTGGTCGGTCTCAGCATCCTGCTCGTTGTTCTGCTGCTGATTCTGGCTCAGATGTACAAAAACCACCAAAGG AGGAAAAGGATCTTTCAGTACCCTGCGCTGGAGACGATTGTTCACACCATCTCCAATGAgcgtgaggagagagagaggagccaCGTGAAAGAGTAA
- the plekhg6 gene encoding uncharacterized protein plekhg6, which yields MSNTQTSDCIFQLQRRTKQKVVTDFATVTKGASAGAKNRAALRQVLFSQGASDKNPASEERGQLDVLKQDLEAYGVPVSLKWRWKEESQGTTLEKNWTDIVHSHSTMSKIQRHQQEALWEFVHTELTYINKLIIIKDLVIAALLNLHQRGFLLEVTPELLFSNLPSILSAHQLFWQEVIYPMLQEVRTTGMPFDPMRLEAGCLQFHKRFSSYLHYCWEEENNLEFTRRQMESNPHFLAYVQWVETHPQCERMRLGDMQAKPHQRITKYPLLLKAVLKTTQNPHVQHTLRGMLSSINSFLESINDYLRLKDEELALSISAQRVERYEVEGINEEIDKHVREICQFDLTCPIGGVGPGVVRKLLLEENLKIRGRKDSKLEVVALLFSDVLLMTKVQKKGERLKVVRPPLALDRVYCIALKDSSSFVLVEVGELQCAMNVYIFAASTSESCSTWVSTIHQAKETLRNLRETESNRQLENWKIQQLEDRPVIEAKTLDMETITSFLTGENETFVDEFTDELIIPKSINGTLASKEAEEQYQSQDNVGTHTGLAFWQSQPNANHHKALRKSFAGGQQTVKGHDSIEMGVSEEQGGIHTEEEEKMFLTTKEQWVTPNHRAQSAPNLDDHFISSTAVDPVRHSTIGPHAFLTGEYPDIDYPIDEPNTLHLPVPPTTSRTGHEFLRVPGDRGISTKRDSNSQYINQYTMRNSSYIQSGDMETFSEAWGFSKNLKSPRLRRRRPVSTYQGLSTQMSRQLLQDSGQASNNNLSSNSDSDCNLNIKRNPVSSAKSSDSQRVLKLGSLRPNQGMFWNVHDRDSPDPQTLSEPELLDLNVHNERPKMKTQRSSSIPNIIIQEGHKFFLPSSSLYTLPQAEDTHFPISAHNPNGHPSPLEGLLERAKDRLKDRDGLKRDRNLKMANFRSRYPSPSPSFSTTPSPSPSPSDGDRDTEWEEEVELMRHRALTVSKGWKEQLVDGDDDDKRNSVVFTNGVNVDWSGWCFDDDEVMDHLHPGSEGLLEGISRSLAFWDIHGFSEQEDGECSQV from the exons AtgtcaaatacacaaacatctGATTGCATTTTCCAACTCCAGCGGCGGACCAAGCAGAAGGTTGTGACTGACTTTGCAACAGTGACTAAAGGAGCATCTGCAGGAGccaaaaacagagctgcacTGAGACAAGTCTTGTTCAGCCAAGGAGCATCTGACAAGAACCCGGCGTCTGAG GAGCGGGGTCAGCTGGATGTGCTGAAGCAGGATTTGGAGGCCTACGGTGTGCCAGTCAGTCTAAAGTGGAGGTGGAAGGAGGAAAGTCAGGGAACCACACTGGAGAAAAACTGGACAGATATAGTGCACTCTCATTCA ACAATGTCTAAGATTCAGAGACACCAACAGGAGGCACTGTGGGAGTTTGTCCACACTGAACTCACCTACATCAATAAGCTAATTATCATTAAAGAC CTGGTCATTGCAGCTCTTCTCAACCTGCATCAGCGTGGATTTCTTCTGGAG GTGACGCCCGAGCTACTTTTCTCCAACCTCCCCTCTATCCTCAGTGCACACCAGCTGTTCTGGCAGGAGGTGATTTATCCCATGTTACAAGAAGTCCGGACCACAGGCATGCCATTTGACCCCATGAGGTTAGAGGCTGGTTGCCTGCAG TTCCACAAGCGCTTCTCTTCATATCTGCATTACTGTTGGGAAGAGGAAAACAACCTTGAGTTCACACGCAGACAGATGGAGAGCAACCCACATTTCCTCGCTTACGTCCAG TGGGTAGAGACTCACCCTCAGTGTGAGCGGATGCGGCTCGGGGACATGCAGGCCAAACCCCATCAGAGGATCACAAAATACCCCCTGCTGCTTAAGGCTGTGCTCAAAACCACCCAGAACCCTCATGTACAGCACACACTCAGAGGCATG TTATCCAGCATAAACAGTTTTTTGGAGAGTATCAATGACTACTTAAGGCTAAAGGATGAGGAGCTcgctctctccatctctgctcAGAGGGTGGAGAGATACGAGGTGGAGGgaataaatgaagaaattgaCAAG CATGTCCGAGAGATCTGCCAGTTTGACCTAACATGCCCCATCGGAGGGGTTGGTCCTGGAGTTGTGCGTAAGCTGCTGCTAGAGGAGAACTTGAAGATTCGGGGTAGAAAAGACAGCAAG CTGGAGGTGGTGGCTCTACTTTTCTCAGATGTGCTTTTAATGACAAAAGTGCAGAAGAAAGGAGAGCGACTGAAGGTGGTTCGACCCCCTCTGGCCCTGGACAGAGTGTATTGCATAGCACTGAAAGACAGCA GTTCATTTGTTCTTGTGGAGGTAGGCGAGCTTCAGTGCGCTATGAATGTCTACATATTTGCAGCCAGCACCTCAGAGAGCTGCTCCACATGGGTCTCCACAATTCACCAAGCAAAG GAAACACTGAGGAACCTGAGAGAGACGGAGAGCAACAGACAACTGGAGAACTGGAAAatccagcagctggaggacaGACCAGTTATAGAGGCCAAGACACTTGATATGGAGACAATAACATCGTTTCTAACCGGAGAGAACGAGACTTTTGTGGATGAATTTACTGACGAACTCATCATACCCAAGTCAATAAATGGGACGTTGGCATCTAAAGAAGCAGAGGAACAGTATCAATCTCAAGACAATGTGGGCACTCATACTGGATTAGCTTTTTGGCAATCACAGCCCAACGCCAATCACCATAAAGCACTACGTAAGAGCTTTGCTGGTGGGCAACAAACAGTCAAAGGGCATGACTCGATAGAAATGGGAGTGAGCGAAGAACAAGGTGGGATCCatacagaggaagaagagaaaatgtttcTGACGACAAAGGAGCAATGGGTGACCCCTAACCACAGAGCTCAGTCTGCACCTAATCTAGATGATCATTTCATTTCTAGTACTGCAGTGGATCCAGTACGACACAGCACCATTGGACCACATGCTTTCTTAACAGGTGAATATCCAGATATTGACTATCCAATAGACGAACCCAACACTTTACACCTTCCTGTCCCACCAACAACATCCAGGACAGGGCATGAGTTTTTAAGAGTACCAGGAGACAGAGGGATATCAACAAAGAGGGACTCAAACTCCCAGTACATTAACCAGTACACCATGAGAAATTCCAGCTACATCCAGTCTGGAGACATGGAGACATTTTCAGAGGCTTGGGGTTTCTCCAAAAATCTGAAGTCACCAAGGTTACGAAGGAGGAGACCAGTCAGCACCTATCAGGGCCTGTCTACTCAGATGTCAAGACAGTTGTTGCAGGACTCAGGACAGGCGTCAAACAACAACTTGTCCTCCAACTCTGACTCTGACTGCAACCTGAATATAAAGAGGAACCCTGTTTCCTCTGCCAAGAGCTCAGACTCACAGAGGGTGCTAAAGCTGGGGTCCCTGAGGCCGAATCAAGGGATGTTTTGGAACGTGCATGACAGGGACTCCCCAGACCCCCAAACCTTATCTGAACCTGAGCTGCTGGATCTTAACGTCCACAATGAAAGGcccaaaatgaaaacacagaggagTTCCTCCATCCCTAACATCATCATTCAAGAAGGGCATAAATTTTTTCTGCCCTCTAGTAGCCTCTACACGTTGCCCCAAGCTGAGGACACACATTTTCCCATCTCAGCACATAATCCAAACGGGCACCCCTCACCTCTGGAGGGTCTTTTGGAAAGAGCCAAGGACAGACTGAAGGACCGAGATGGCTTAAAAAGGGACCGAAATTTGAAAATGGCCAATTTCAGGTCACGAtatccttctccttctccttccttctccacCACACCTTCACCGTCACCGTCACCCAGTGATGGAGACAGAGACACGGAGtgggaagaggaggtggagctGATGAGACACAGAGCCCTCACGGTGAGCAAAGGATGGAAGGAGCAGCTGGTGGATGGAGATGACGATGACAAGAGGAACAG tGTTGTCTTTACAAATGGTGTAAATGTGGACTGGTCAGGCTGGtgctttgatgatgatgaagtcaTGGATCATTTACACCCTGGAAGCGAAGGACTTCTGGAGGGCATCAGCCGATCTTTGGCCTTTTGGGATATCCATGGATTTTCAGAGCAAGAAGACGGGGAGTGTAGTCAGGTGTAG